From Alosa sapidissima isolate fAloSap1 chromosome 7, fAloSap1.pri, whole genome shotgun sequence, the proteins below share one genomic window:
- the LOC121713147 gene encoding flocculation protein FLO11 isoform X2: MFQRLSSLFFGEVEDVSAELKGPNPCVSDADEEGWLMVSLPENNDRLMLGEGGAEAPSIAQSLPDSECPRAGSEHDPMTPLPAPCGPSHLPSGGRRRTKASRARVAALPSPLQSTPAATASSSPSSSSSPICHAPSSSSGGLVGVRGALPSPAPRPRGSAPVSPGSWSDCSGGSSGGLERCGMDESWFVTPPPCFTAEGAAAEASPMEDLLIEHPSMSVYVSPGNLSMVDESSASLAGSVRMAESASAALPAPRTNLPPRVTRGAAAQAGALAKVSQVSRVQRSKARVERRQLARNRVQRQNRTREQLPRHATHARKSFLHQPCQRNICH, translated from the exons ATGTTCCAGCGGCTCAGCAGCCTGTTCTTTGGAGAGGTAGAAGATGTGTCTGCCGAACTCAAGGGACCCAACCCATGTGTGAGCGACGCTGATGAGGAGGGATGGCTTATGGTCAGCCTGCCAG AGAATAACGACCGCTTGATGCTGGGGGAGGGCGGAGCCGAGGCGCCCTCGATAGCACAGTCCCTGCCCGACAGTGAGTGTCCGAGGGCCGGGTCGGAGCATGACCCCATGACCCCCCTCCCCGCTCCCTGCGGCCCGTCCCACCTGCCTAGCGGCGGTCGCCGCAGGACTAAGGCTAGCAGGGCACGAGTGGCGGcccttccctcccctctccaaTCAACCCCCGCCGCCAccgcctcctcctctccttcctcttcctcctctcccattTGCcatgccccctcctcctcctcgggcGGGTTAGTAGGTGTGCGTGGTGCGCTGCCCAGCCCTGCCCCCCGCCCCCGTGGCTCTGCGCCCGTGTCGCCTGGCTCCTGGAGCGACTGCAGCGGCGGCAGCAGTGGTGGGCTGGAGCGCTGCGGTATGGACGAGAGCTGGTTTGTCACCCCTCCCCCCTGTTTCACTGCAGAGGGAGCCGCAGCCGAGGCTAGCCCCATGGAGGACCTGCTCATCGAGCACCCCAGCATGTCCGTCTACGTCTCCCCCGGCAACCTGTCCATGGTGGATGAGAGCTCCGCCAGCCTGGCAGGCAGCGTCAG GATGGCGGAGTCGGCTTCAGCAGCTCTCCCTGCCCCCCGGACCAATCTGCCCCCGAGGGTGACTCGAGGGGCGGCTGCCCAGGCCGGCGCCCTGGCCAAGGTGAGCCAGGTGTCACGCGTGCAACGCTCCAAGGCCCGCGTGGAGCGCCGCCAGCTGGCCCGCAACCGCGTCCAGCGCCAGAACCGCACC
- the LOC121713147 gene encoding flocculation protein FLO11 isoform X1: MFQRLSSLFFGEVEDVSAELKGPNPCVSDADEEGWLMVSLPENNDRLMLGEGGAEAPSIAQSLPDSECPRAGSEHDPMTPLPAPCGPSHLPSGGRRRTKASRARVAALPSPLQSTPAATASSSPSSSSSPICHAPSSSSGGLVGVRGALPSPAPRPRGSAPVSPGSWSDCSGGSSGGLERCGMDESWFVTPPPCFTAEGAAAEASPMEDLLIEHPSMSVYVSPGNLSMVDESSASLAGSVSRMAESASAALPAPRTNLPPRVTRGAAAQAGALAKVSQVSRVQRSKARVERRQLARNRVQRQNRTREQLPRHATHARKSFLHQPCQRNICH, from the exons ATGTTCCAGCGGCTCAGCAGCCTGTTCTTTGGAGAGGTAGAAGATGTGTCTGCCGAACTCAAGGGACCCAACCCATGTGTGAGCGACGCTGATGAGGAGGGATGGCTTATGGTCAGCCTGCCAG AGAATAACGACCGCTTGATGCTGGGGGAGGGCGGAGCCGAGGCGCCCTCGATAGCACAGTCCCTGCCCGACAGTGAGTGTCCGAGGGCCGGGTCGGAGCATGACCCCATGACCCCCCTCCCCGCTCCCTGCGGCCCGTCCCACCTGCCTAGCGGCGGTCGCCGCAGGACTAAGGCTAGCAGGGCACGAGTGGCGGcccttccctcccctctccaaTCAACCCCCGCCGCCAccgcctcctcctctccttcctcttcctcctctcccattTGCcatgccccctcctcctcctcgggcGGGTTAGTAGGTGTGCGTGGTGCGCTGCCCAGCCCTGCCCCCCGCCCCCGTGGCTCTGCGCCCGTGTCGCCTGGCTCCTGGAGCGACTGCAGCGGCGGCAGCAGTGGTGGGCTGGAGCGCTGCGGTATGGACGAGAGCTGGTTTGTCACCCCTCCCCCCTGTTTCACTGCAGAGGGAGCCGCAGCCGAGGCTAGCCCCATGGAGGACCTGCTCATCGAGCACCCCAGCATGTCCGTCTACGTCTCCCCCGGCAACCTGTCCATGGTGGATGAGAGCTCCGCCAGCCTGGCAGGCAGCGTCAG CAGGATGGCGGAGTCGGCTTCAGCAGCTCTCCCTGCCCCCCGGACCAATCTGCCCCCGAGGGTGACTCGAGGGGCGGCTGCCCAGGCCGGCGCCCTGGCCAAGGTGAGCCAGGTGTCACGCGTGCAACGCTCCAAGGCCCGCGTGGAGCGCCGCCAGCTGGCCCGCAACCGCGTCCAGCGCCAGAACCGCACC